AGGTGCAAAAAATAATGTAGCTATTTTATTTGCAAATAATCTGTTTCTAAGACAAATACCGGAAGTCGTGGCCGGATGGTAACTGAATTAAAAATTCGTACATCAGCTTCGATACATTTTCCACGTCTTCCAGGTGCACGGTTTCTACAGTGGTGTGCATGTATTTTAATGGCAGAGATACTAAGGCCGATGCTACTCCTTCGTTGGAATAGGCAAAAGCATCGGTATCGGTACCGGTGCTCCGGGAAGCGGCTGCCCGCTGAAAAGGCGTTTCGGTTTTTTGCGCTACTTCAATTAACATATCCCGCAGGTTATTTTGCACCGCCGGGCCATAGGTAATTACCGGGCCTTTGCCGCAATGAATATCACCGCTTACTTTTTTCTCGTACATCGGCGACTGGGTGTCGTGGGTTACGTCGGTAATCAGGGCTACGTGGGGTTTAATGCGGTGGGCAATCATTTCGGCTCCGCGTAAACCTATTTCTTCCTGCACGGCATTCACGATGTATAGACCAAACGGCAATTGTTTTTTGTTTTCCTTCAGCATCCGGGCCACTTCCGCAATCATAAAACCACCTACGCGGTTATCCAGCGCCCGGCCAACCAGGTATTTTTCGTTCATGAGCATTACTTCGTCGTCGAAGGTAATAACCGAGCCAACGTGTACACCCATATTTTCTACTTCCTCACGGCTACTCGCGCCACAATCCAGAAAAATTGTTTCCATGGCAGGGGCTTTGTCTTGCTCTACTTTGCGTACGTGAATGGCGGGCCAGCCAAATACCGCTTTTACAATGCCTTTGCGGGTATGAATATTTACGCGCTTAGAAGGGGCAATCAAAGCATCGGAGCCGCCGTTGCGCCGCACGTAAATATAACCTTGATCGGTAATGTAATTAACAAACCAACTAATCTCGTCGGCGTGGGCTTCAATAACAACTTTGTATTCCGCTTCCGGATTAATGACTCCTACCACCGTACCGTAGGTATCAACGAAGTACTCGTCGATGTAAGGTTTAAGGTATTCGAGCCAAACTTTCTGTCCTTCGGCTTCAAAGCCCGTTGGGGCTGCTGTATTTAAATATTTTTCTAAAAATTGAAAGCTTTCCTGTCGCATGTGTTAGTCAATAGACGATAGTCCATAGTCCACAGACTATGTTTTTTAATTTTTACTTGTTGAACGGATAAATTACCAAATTGTTAAGCCACTGCTATTTAAAGTGTAAAATCTAATTACAATGGAATGTTGCCGTGTTTTTTGCGGGGTAGTTGATCTACTTTATTTTCCAGCATTTTAAAGGCTTTTATTAATTTTGTCCGGGTTTGGTCCGGCATAATTACCTCATCAATAAAGCCACGGTGCGCAGCCCGGTATGGGGTAGCAAATTTGGTTTGGTATTCTTCTATTTTCTCGGCCAGCTTGGCTTCCGGATTTTCGGCAGCAGAAATTTCGCGTTTAAATATAATTTCAGCGGCTCCTTTGGCACCCATTACGGCAATTTCGGCGGTAGGCCAGGCAAAATTTAAATCGGCGCCAATGTGTTTCGAATTCATTACGTCGTATGCGCCGCCGTAAGCTTTGCGGGTAATAACCGTAATGCGCGGTACCGTGGCCTCGCAAAAAGCGTATAATAATTTAGCTCCATTACTGATAATACCCCGCCATTCCTGGTCGGTACCAGGTAAAAAACCGGGTACATCTTCCAGCACCAGCAAAGGAATGTTAAAACAATCGCAAAACCGAACGAACCGCGCCGCTTTTGTACTGGCGTTGATATCCAGCACGCCCGCTAATACGGCTGGCTGATTTCCTACAATCCCGATGCTGCGACCAGCTATTCGAGCAAAACCCACTACAATGTTTTCTCCGAAGTTTTTGTGTACTTCAAAAAAAGAATTTTCGTCGATAATGCCCTCAATTACCTCCCGCATATCGTAAGGCTGATTGGGATTCTCCGGAATTAGATTATTCAGTATTTCGCGGGCTTCGTTGCCAGTTGAGTCGTAGGGGAATAGGGGAGTGGTATCTTCGCAGTTTTGGGGTATGTAGCTAAGTAAAGTTTTAATGTTGTTGATGCATTCTACTTCGTTAGCGCAGGAAAAATGTGTAACGCCACTTTTGGTACTATGGGTGCTGGCTCCTCCCAGTTCCTCTGATGTTACATTTTCGTGGGTTACCGTTTTTACTACGTTTGGCCCCGTCACGAACATGTAAGAAGTATTCTCCACCATTAAAATAAAGTCGGTAATCGCCGGCGAATATACTGCCCCACCCGCACAAGGCCCCATTACCGCTGATATTTGTGGAATAACCCCTGAAGCCAGTGTATTTTTATAAAAAATATCAGCGTAACCACCTAAGGATACCACGCCTTCCTGAATCCGGGCTCCACCTGAGTCGTTTAATCCTATAATGGGAGCGCCGTTTTTCATGGCCAGGTCCATGATTTTTACAATTTTCTCCGCGTGCGTTTCTGAAAGCGAGCCGCCAAAGACGGTAAAATCCTGCGAAAAAACGTATACCAATCTTCCATTTACGGTACCATAGCCGGTTACTACGCCATCACCTAAATAATATTCTTTATCCAGACCAAAATCTTTGGAGCGGTGCATGACAAATTTTCCGATTTCTTCGAACGAGCCCGGATCCAAGAGTAAATCAACCCGTTCGCGGGCAGTCAGTTTGCCT
The sequence above is a segment of the Adhaeribacter swui genome. Coding sequences within it:
- a CDS encoding M42 family metallopeptidase, whose amino-acid sequence is MRQESFQFLEKYLNTAAPTGFEAEGQKVWLEYLKPYIDEYFVDTYGTVVGVINPEAEYKVVIEAHADEISWFVNYITDQGYIYVRRNGGSDALIAPSKRVNIHTRKGIVKAVFGWPAIHVRKVEQDKAPAMETIFLDCGASSREEVENMGVHVGSVITFDDEVMLMNEKYLVGRALDNRVGGFMIAEVARMLKENKKQLPFGLYIVNAVQEEIGLRGAEMIAHRIKPHVALITDVTHDTQSPMYEKKVSGDIHCGKGPVITYGPAVQNNLRDMLIEVAQKTETPFQRAAASRSTGTDTDAFAYSNEGVASALVSLPLKYMHTTVETVHLEDVENVSKLMYEFLIQLPSGHDFRYLS
- a CDS encoding acyl-CoA carboxylase subunit beta; translated protein: MADTTHLSKIKVLEQKNAEALLGGGQARIEAQHKKGKLTARERVDLLLDPGSFEEIGKFVMHRSKDFGLDKEYYLGDGVVTGYGTVNGRLVYVFSQDFTVFGGSLSETHAEKIVKIMDLAMKNGAPIIGLNDSGGARIQEGVVSLGGYADIFYKNTLASGVIPQISAVMGPCAGGAVYSPAITDFILMVENTSYMFVTGPNVVKTVTHENVTSEELGGASTHSTKSGVTHFSCANEVECINNIKTLLSYIPQNCEDTTPLFPYDSTGNEAREILNNLIPENPNQPYDMREVIEGIIDENSFFEVHKNFGENIVVGFARIAGRSIGIVGNQPAVLAGVLDINASTKAARFVRFCDCFNIPLLVLEDVPGFLPGTDQEWRGIISNGAKLLYAFCEATVPRITVITRKAYGGAYDVMNSKHIGADLNFAWPTAEIAVMGAKGAAEIIFKREISAAENPEAKLAEKIEEYQTKFATPYRAAHRGFIDEVIMPDQTRTKLIKAFKMLENKVDQLPRKKHGNIPL